One stretch of Thalassophryne amazonica chromosome 17, fThaAma1.1, whole genome shotgun sequence DNA includes these proteins:
- the LOC117528912 gene encoding macrophage mannose receptor 1, producing the protein MVSSVSGNSSWWNDLNCDAHQDWICMISKAKDPIVPPTPPPPVPAPDCGTNPGWRKNNGICYYYNDTDTVDFYMALSRCYAEDALLVSILNKEEQAYVNSMVGTGKNQAAWIGMRKFGIASGQYK; encoded by the exons ATGGTGAGTTCCGTCAGTGGGAACTCCTCCTGGTGGAATGACCTGAACTGTGATGCTCACCAGGACTGGATATGTATGATATCCAAGGCCAAGGACCCCATTGTGCCTCCAACTCccccaccacctgtgccag CTCCAGATTGTGGCACAAACCCTGGGTGGAGGAAAAACAACGGCATCTGTTACTACTACAACGACACCGACACAGTTGACTTTTACATGGCGCTGTCTCGTTGCTATGCCGAGGACGCCCTTCTGGTCTCCATCCTGAACAAAGAAGAACAGGCCTACGTTAACAGCATG GTGGGTACGGGGAAGAATCAAGCAGCCTGGATCGGAATGCGGAAGTTCGGCATtgcaagtggacaatacaagtag